The DNA sequence AGGGGGGTTAAATCTGATCCCCCTcaactatgccattgttttttccTACATTTTCTCCTGCTTTAAGGCAAAGAAGAGGAGAGCTCCATTATAGTTATTGGATGGACTGGggtagctttttttctttttttctagatCCAGCAAGGGTGGAGAATTTAGGGAGAGAGCTGGGATGGGGGAACTGAAACTACATCTTCTACACATGGTCTTGAGTCTGACAAACCTACCAAACATTTActagaaagtaagaaagaaaattaaccaTGTGTATTTAAAACATCTAGTTTAACCATTAGTTAGTCACTTAAATCTGGATACAAACAAAGATAGTGCTTCTGTATCAAAAAGCatacattattatttattggtttatttgtttCTAAACTTTTGTCAATAAGTTTGTTGTTcagctttgttttaaattattgtaagatgctttggatcctgtgctgggagaattgtagtatattaatatataaatttaagtaaattaaattaaatatatgttTGTGTCACATACTGATATTACTGCTACCTAAAGGAGGAAAGTATGATGCTCCTCTGCAGTTTTTTTGTAAAAACTTGAAAcataatcattatttatttattaatttttaagccAGCCTTTCTTTCAAAGTAGGACCCAAGgtagctaacaacatatataaaacacattaaaacaataattaaaatcatacaattaaaattgtaaaaaatataaaatattcaaatataaattttaaaacaaggtTTCAAAAAGGCCTGTTTAACTAAAAATGTCTTCTCCTGTtggcgaaaggccagcagtgatgGGGCCAACCTAGTCCCCCATGGAAGGGAGCATCACTATCTCCTTCTGCTGCTACCACTGCCATCTGATTAATAAGGGCACCTTTGTGGCCAAGGGTTTGGAAGGTATTTTTAAATCAATCATGCAACTACTTAAATGTCAAGATATTCATTGAAAAGACAGTCTTGTTTACTCACCACTGCTGCAATATCTATCTGGTAGTTTTTGAAAGTTCCCTCAAATTTTAACATGTAAGTGGTATAAGCTTGCAGAACGGCTGCACTTAGGTAGAAGACAGTTGCAATTACTTGGTAGAAAGCATCCTGGAAAAGAGACCACCACAAAAAGATCCTAAGAATCCAACTACAACAACTAGAACAAACATTCAGGCAAGGGCTGGCATTGCCACCCCTCCCTCTTTGCATGtatgttgtgtgccatcaagttgtttctgacttacggtgactctaaggtgactttcttatggaggtttcttggcaatatttgttcagaggaggtttgctattgcctttgctgagagcatgtgacttgcaaaGGTCacggtttcatggctgagcaaggaattggaccctggtctccagagtcatagtccgacactcaaaccactacaccctttTTGTACTGTTATAAAAATCTGATACGAGCAGAGAGCTTGTTTTGTATTAATGTTCATCATcaataacatttttattcaatATTCTATCATTCAAAGGGTTCAGTAAATTTCTACAAGAAGTACACATGGTTTTCTGAGCAAAGCTGGTatcattcttttcaaaagaaagtAAGAATTGTTATTACTTTGGGAGAGGCCATCGAAAGGCCAGCCCTACACTTAGGCAAAAGGAGGCAGTTGTCAGAGGCAGAGTAGTAGTTGAAGGGGAGAGCTAAGCATACCATGCACCCAACCTCCTATGCTAGTCTGCCACTCTTGGGTGCAGTGTCCCATCTCCACTGCTGAGGTAAAATTTAACTGCCTGTCAAGTTGAGTTTTGTACATGGCATGGAGAAGTGCAACACCTAGTCCTTTGCAAAGCTTTGGAAGTatacatttttggattacaatgccagcagccatgctggctgggggatttggggcaTTGTAGTCTAAAAGATAACTGGCTGAACCTTTGTACAAGGAATTCCATGCAGCATACCCTCAAATAGTCCCCATTTGAccgggacaatcctgattaattttCTGTTGTCCCACcttgtcccaccaccttcaactgccttttaaataacccagtttttctctcctacaCCCATCTTCCCCTttatcttcagcttacttcaattgctgcaagctgagttgaaagtgcaaaagtagtttgcactcaatcaACTCAGCAAAGTGTAGAGGAAAGGGGCAATCTTGCCCGTCGCAGTTggttcagacaaaagcaacctgctgcagcctcatctagcttgtgcattcttccttattaataacctgTGCCATCGTGATCACACTTTGGTGTTATTTGGCCGTATGCGTCTCagtattcatctgtgaaattctggaaGGTATgcagctcctctgaacaaatcttgccacgtgTTTACTGCAGGGCTCTGAACtttataggactttatcacacaaagatCAAAATACAGAATTTTAATAGGACAAAAGAATCCTTagccagtacttatcacacaatatcATGTCCATCCTGTTGTTACCTTGAATTCAGTTCATtattgtagtgcaccttttcactgacaggcaaaaccagtcaataggctctcaatcttgctACTAGTTCATTATGGCCATTGTGTGGTCAGTCCTTTCCACTGCATTTCTGCTCCTGAGGCACTCATGTtgtgtgagtgggcatgattctgctcctatCCCTCCTCCCACTTGCAGCGATCGCCCTGCCCCCTCCTCCAGGTGACACCCAGGCAGCAACACCAATGCttttgtgtgcacattcacacaacagccaGCATCAGAGCTTGTTCGTCCTCCCTCTGGAAGCCTgaagctgctgtgtgaatgtgtacaCAGGAGCCCCATGCTTCTGAAAGAAGGGAGAGGAGCAGTGATTGCAAATGCCGTGCCGATACCTTCCTTCAGCCaggtgcacattcacacagcagctggcttcaaaAGACAGTTGGCTGCCTGGGTCACTTGTCTCCGTGCCTCTGGGAAGATACTGTATAATACTGTGGAAAACAGATTTTgtgaccatggattgccaaagcactaATGTGccggggaaagtgtgataagaaatgatgccaaactggtatgctcccattcttaaactagtggcaggacagcaggctgctgtgataaagtccctagtctGACATACAATTTTTTGAAGCTTTGGACAGTGAATTTCATGTAGGTTTATGTATGAAAATTTTGATTCCCTTCTCAaccaatttgacactgctttaactgccatggctcaatgctatggaattctgggatttgtacttttgtgagctatttagccttctctgtcacagagctctagttgcacaacaaaccacagatcattgagccatggcagttaaagcgatgtcaaactgcattatttctgcaatgcagatgcaacccacactatagaaataatgcagtttgacaccactttaagtgctgtagctccacttgatgaatcctgggatttgtacttttataaggtcttttgccttcacTGCCacagtgctgatgcctcacaaaactataaatcccaggattttgtaggatggagcaatgacaattaaagtggtatcaaactgtataatttccacagtgtagatgcacctataaTTAATGGATTTATTAACTCAGATATGCCTTTGCAATCCCCAGAAACTTAAAGCCAAAATGGTCAGTGAACATGatggttaggggattctggaagttattgtCCAAACACTTAAGTTTTTCAAACTCCACACCTGGtattaccatgtgtggatgtgggTGTGTGAGATCCTATATTTGGACAAAATAGGGTCTTTCGCTATGTTTTAAGTTCTTTCATACATAACTTACCACAGCAACCCAAGCAGATTTCCCACCATGAGCTCCACACATATATAGGAGCAAAAGCAATGTTGAAATTACGAAGCAGAACACTGAGACGAACATCACCCAGCCTTGACTCATTTGTACAGCAACTTTAGTAGAGGCCACCAGGATCCAGACCAGGCCACCAAAAACCTACAAGAAAGTGATACAGTAATATATAATTAGGAAGGAAACATACAGAGTCCTTGCAAGACTTTAAGCAGATCTATTCTGGATTACTAtggctcatttttaaaaagtcattgattgcatttttatttacttaccagtatttaacatatttatatttattgttgttaactgccttcaagttgactttgaccaatggcaaccctatgaatgagagacctccaaatcatccTATTATCAACAAACCTGCCCAGGTTTTGCAGACTCcgggccgtggcttccttgattgagtccatccatctggaatgaagtcttccttttttcctactgacttctaccttgccaagcattattgtcttttctagtgagtcatgtcttctcatgatattgtattttagtattttatgttATTGAAATAGTTATAAATGTTTTACTTGGTTTGTAAATCACCATGTATATGAatggtgctaaataaataaataaataaatatggccaaagtacaacaggctaagtttagttattttggcttctagggagacttcaAACCTGATTTTCtctagtatccatagaactcttctctagcacatctcaaatgagttcattttcttcctctatgctttcttcactgtccagatttgataaccatacatagaaaagggaaatacaatggcttggaagtCCTAACTTTACTTTTCAACActatatctttatacttgaggatcttgtctagttccttcacagctgcccttccacgTTCTAGgtttcttctgatttattgactatAGTTTTCATTCTGGTTAATGAaagagccaaagtatggaaaattttGCACTCAATGTCTTCCTCATCTGATCTGTGGGCATTATTGTAAATCATCATCTGATTTATCGTTGTCTTCTTAATGTTCactttaaacctgcctttgcacttttgtcTTTTTCCCCCAATAGTAATTCcaaatctttgctgttttctgctagtagaatggtgtcatctgcatagcttaaatggtttatgttttttatatatttatatactactCATTAACAACATTTCAGAAAGATgtacacaattaaaataacagtTGGAATATATCACAGAGAtccacaataataacaaaaaaataagCAAGTTATTAAAATCAGAAAATGTTTTCCATGAGTGCTGGTGCATCATCAATATTTGTTAACGTGTTTGTTATTCATATCCTATCTTCCAATTATTTAAGGGCATGATACCTGGCTCTCATTATTCCCTCACAATAATCCTGTAAAATAGATTAGCTGGAGAAAGAGTGATT is a window from the Sceloporus undulatus isolate JIND9_A2432 ecotype Alabama chromosome 1, SceUnd_v1.1, whole genome shotgun sequence genome containing:
- the MAL gene encoding myelin and lymphocyte protein isoform X2; the encoded protein is MSQGWVMFVSVFCFVISTLLLLLYMCGAHGGKSAWVAVDAFYQVIATVFYLSAAVLQAYTTYMLKFEGTFKNYQIDIAAVVFAFAVTLTYFIHMVFSLVRWKSS
- the MAL gene encoding myelin and lymphocyte protein isoform X1, translated to MSSATAGATLPSGFRVLASFPDALVLPEFVFGGLVWILVASTKVAVQMSQGWVMFVSVFCFVISTLLLLLYMCGAHGGKSAWVAVDAFYQVIATVFYLSAAVLQAYTTYMLKFEGTFKNYQIDIAAVVFAFAVTLTYFIHMVFSLVRWKSS